The genomic segment GAGAGGATATTTTTACTTGTTGCTTCGTCATGACAAGCGGGAACCTTCTTGTTCTGTTCGTGAGCTTGTCTTGCGCTTACCTAGTCCTCAGAATCTACAAAATGAATTGTCGTGCTGAGCGCTGAATACCAGGCTGGTATTGCTGCCTCGCATCTCAACAGGTAAAGGCCATTCTTAATACCACCGCCAAGAACGCCTGCTTCGGTGACTCATAAAGACGATCACCCTGGTTAAAGCCTAGGTAAGTGCTACTCCCAGCAGGATTGAAAACAGTGTCTCCATAGCGGAGGTATTGAGGTCACCAGCCAAAGCTGGATTAACTCAAGATTATTTCCTGATCAGAGGTTTAGAACGACAGTTAACTATCATTCGCGTGCAGGCTTGCCCTTGTCTTTGATGGTGTTGGTCTTGTCCGCAGCCTTTGAAGCTGGAGCCTCTTCCAGATCGCCGATGTGGGTTCAGGCGTGATCCTCTGGGTCAACGCTGATCTTGTGATACGTATCCTTCCATATACACTTTTCTGATGTCCGACAAGCCAAAGTTGCTAACAACAACCCAGACAGTGTTCTTTTGGGTTGGTTTAATTATTTCTCTGTCGCTATGGGTTCAGCTCCTTTTGAGGTGGACACGTGATGGTGTTATTGCTCTGCAGCCTGTAACATTGCCTGATTACACATTAATACTTGGACTGTTCGTAGCAGTTCCTCTACTTGTAATTGCTTTGTTTGTCGGGAGTGCTGCTTTCGTAGCTTTGAGAAGAGCAAAGTCCAGGCAGAACCCTTAAAACTAGAAGATGAGCAACAACATTTCGTAAGTCAGACAAGCTGCCTTTCTTTATTGCAACGGTCTGCTGTAGAGGTTTTGGATTATATTTACTGCGCTCAATCGTGCCAGGTATTGAAGGCTTATTTATGGGATTGGTTAGGCTATAGAAGCAGTCAAAGCCATTGCAGCAGCAGAGGTTTTGATGAGTAGACTAATTTTTGATACGCTTTAGCAGGTGTGGTCAAGGTGACTAATGCCACCCCCAGCCACACCTTCCAGCTCCTCTTTACTGAGTTGGCTGATCTTATCAGCAGTGAATTCATGACCATGTTCTTTAGCAATGCCTACAACATCTTCAGGTGACTTCGCTGCTTTTAGTTTCTCTTGAAGATTGGAATCACCTTTGACCTTGGCGAGGAATGCCTTGAGTTGTTCTAGGGACATGGCTATCAGCTCTATTCAGAAGTTATAGCAGCGGTCGATTGGCCGCACCGTATCTGTAGGGATGGCAGCAAAGACCCCGCATTTAGCGGGGTCTTTTTTTGCAATTGACTGCTGTCTAAGCATTTAGAAGAGTCGGGAAAAAAGTATTAAAGAACACCTTTTTCAATGGCTCTTCTTCGCTGATATAAATGCCTCCTTGGGCTGTCTCGAGTTGGTCGTCAGTCGGTTCGAGGATTTGGTCTTGCGTGTTGAGTTCAGTCATGGTTTTGAATATGCGTTGGGTGTTTGAGTTGAGTTGGGGGTGTTGCCCCCTCGACTTCTTCAAGATCACATCCCTTCTGGTGAACCCCACTACACAGCTTTGGTGTGTAATCCGCGAAGTTCTAGTGAGCTTCTGGTGATTGGCTCAGGATTGAGTCCCCATCTTTTGGAAAATGCTTTCACCTGACTGATTACTGCTCAACTGCGCTCAATCCTGCCAGGTATTGAAGTCTTATTTGTGGTCTTTTTGGGGTGATTGAAGCAATAAAAAGCCCCTGTGTCGGCAGAGGCTAGGTGAGTAGATTAACTGCAGACTTCTAACTTTATATAGCTAGAGTTCCTACAAGCACCTTAGCTGTCCAGCACACAGGACAGTCCCAACCACCAGCGACGTCTTCCAGCTCCTCTTCAGAAAGTTTTGGTTTGGCTTTCTTCAAATCGTCAGCTGAAATACTAAACCCCGCTTCTGTTGCAATCGTAAGAACTGCATCTGAATCAGCAGCGGCTTTAAGCTTCTCCTGAAGACTGGTATCGCCTTTGACCTTTTCGAGGAATGCCTTGAGTTGCTCTTCTGACATGGGTATTAGGTCTGTTCAGCAGTCGTAGCAACGGTCTGCAGCAGAGTCTTTAGTTGATAACTATTGCGCTCAATCGTGCCAGGCATTGGAGGCTGATTTGTGGACTTAGTCAGACTGTTGAAGCAATAAAAAGCCCCGTTAGTTTAATGGATTGATTATGCAAGCCACACTCCCTGCTCCTCCAGTCACGCCTTCCAGCTCCTCATCACTGAGCTGGTTGATCTTATCAGCAGTAAATTCATGTCCGTGCTCTTTAGCAATGACTACAACATCTTCAGGTGACTTAGCTTCTTTTAGCTTCTCCTGAAGGCTCGTGTCAGATTTGACCTTGGCGAGGAATGCCTTGAGTTGTTCTAGGGACATGCGTATCAGGTCTGTTGAGTAGTCATAGCAACGGTCTGCTGCACCGTCTTTGGTTAATACTTACTGCGCTCAATCGTGCCAGGTATTGAAGGCTGATTTGTGGGCTGTTTGGAGTGATTGAAGCAATAAAAAAGCCCCTACGGATGCAGGGGCTTTGCAATGAGTAGGCTCACATAAGAGGATTTCTAAGAAAAAATTCGCGTGTATTTAATTCCACTTCTGCTAATGTTTCAGGCTCGTCGTTTTCGTTCTCAGCCAGCCATCGGTGCCAGGCTTCGAATCGTTTGCGACCGCCACCTGTCACAGCTTCCAGCTCTTGATCAAGTAGTTCAGTGTTGAAAGTAGTCATTGTTTTAAAGTGGATAAGTGTGTGAGTTGTGTTGGGGGGGGATGCCCTCTGGACTCCTTCAAGATCACAGCTCTACTGGTGAACTCCACTACACAGCTCTGGTGCAGCACCCAAGAAGTTCTGGTGAGCTTCTGGTGAACAGCTCAGAACTAAGTCAAAACCTATCTGGGCAACGCTTTGACCAGCCTGATTAATGCTCAACTGCGCTCAATTGTGCCAGGTATTGAAGGCTGATTTATGGTGTTAGTTAGACTATTGAAGCAATAAAATCCCTTGTCAATGCAGGGGCTTTGAGGGAGTAGGCTCCACACTAAAAGCGCAACAAAAGAGTACACCAAGCCACAAAAAAGCAGCACACTAACAATTGCAACTCACACACCACGAAATCCAAAACGTCTTCCCACCAGCTGCCGTCCCCCCACCAGCTGCACCTTCCAGCTCCTCGTCTGACACCGTTGCAAATTGCATTGATTGAATATCTTCTGAGGTAATTGAAAAGCCTGCTTTTTTGGCGATTTCAAGACCAGCTTCTGGTGAGGTTGCTGCCTTGAGCTTTTCCTGTAATTCGGTATCAGATTTAACTTTTTCCAGGAAGGCTTTCAGTTGCTCTTCTGACATGTGGCTGAGGTCTGTTCAGCAGTTATAGCAGCTGTCGGCCTAGGTGTACCCCAAACTTCACAGGCAATAAAAAAACCACCGTGTCTAAGGGCGGCTAAGGGCGGGCAGTGAAGTGATATCAGTCGAGGGGACTTACATCAGTGACGGCGTAATTGATGATGTTATGCCGATGAATGCCCAATGATTAAAACTCTGAGTTAGCAGTATCTGTGATGAACTCAGCAGCAAGCTTAATGAACTGATGCGAACCTTCAGTTAGTGAGGTCACGTTCACCGAAGAAGAAGAGCACGAAGTCATAACGCTGCCAAAGCCAATACGAAAAGCGGTAGCTCCTTTCGAAGAACCTGAGATCCTGACTCCTGAGGAATTCTTCGAAGCCTGCTTAGAGGAGTGCAATCTCGATGAGATCTTTGCAGATGCTGACCGCTGGGCATTTCACATTCGAAAGAACATTGCTAAAAACGCTGGCCTGCACAACGAAGAGAACGACTACGCCCTAACTGGCGTTGAGCCTGAATGGATGCTGGAGCTTTTCAAAAAGAGTAAAGTAGCTATTGACGGGTGAGGGTGATGACTAAAGCGAGGCTAGATGATCGAGGGCACGGGCCAACTCATCAAAGAGACTTCTATTTTCTTCCCTCTCTTGCTTACGCAACGTATCGAGACTCCATTGGCCTTCGCGGTAATCATTGAGAAAAAATTGCTCGAATTTGCTGTCACACTCTTCCGCACTCCACCCCTTCAATGCTGCCACACCCTCTAAGATGCGTGAAGCATCTTTGTTAGCAAGGAAGGTGTTTACAAAAAATGCTATTGCAGTTGTGTTTTCATGCTTGAGGGCTGAATAACCTGCATAGCAGGATCTTGCCAGATGCCGACGAAAGAACATTCGAATGAATTCATTAGGCCAGCGCCACTTTGGGCGGCTATCTAGCGCGACGAGATAAAGGTCAGCCATAAAACTTCAAGCCTAAGAAAGGGCGAGATGAACTTTATAGACCAATTTAAAAGCAAAAGTCAAATCATAAGTCGAACAAGTAGCGCCTAAGTTGTTCAACTTAGAACAGCCAATGAAGGCTGTTCGAATCAATACAGGGAAAGCATTCGTTGTACCAATCACTGAAATGAAGAAAAACGCTGGACTGCTACCTGCCGATGACGAAAGCTCAGCCAAGGGCTAGCCTCAATACGTTTGTACTACCGGCCATGTCGATTGATCATGGAATCTACGAACAGCAAGGGGAGCGACCCTTGTTCCTGGACGCCAAACCAGGGATGACCGTCTGTGTGAGGTGTGAATACCTGACTGGCGAGACACCCAGGCAGGACTGGTGGATGGGATCGGTTCTCCACTGCGGAGGAGGTGCTCGTGACCCGTCGATGCACAACCTGTTCCAGATTGCTGATGTGGATTCAGGCGTGATCTGCTGGGTGAATGCTGATCTGGTGACCCACATCGTTCCGAAGGAGCCAGGGCAATAAAAAACCCCGCTCGTGGCGGGGTAGGTAAATATTTAGTCGGGAGATCGATAGCAATAACCAGTGAAGCTAATTGTTCATGGAATGGGATTTACTTAACGCAATCCGCCATCAGGTCATTCCTGTCACATCACGCTTAGATGCATTAGCCGTCAGTTTTTGATTGGCAGGATTGAGGCATGATGTTTCGCTATCTGGGTTCACTTAAGCCAACTCTAAGTACTTCTTGTGCATTGCTTTCCACTCTGCCAATCTTTCAGGCTCGTCCCAATCGTCGTATGAGGTAGTGAAGAGACGGCGGAAGAGTTCGGCTCGTTCGCGACCGCCACCAACCACAGCTTCCAGCTCTTGATCAAGTAGTTCAGTGTCGTTGTAGTCAGTGTTGAAAGCAGTCATTGTTTTAAAGGAGATAAGTGTGTGAGTTGTGTTGGGGGTGTTGCCCCCTCGACTCCTTCAAGATCACAGCCCTTCTGGTGAACCCCACTACACAGCTCTGGTGTAGACCCCATGAAGTTCTGGTGCGCTTCTGGTGAATGGGTCAGAACCGCCTGACTGACTGGGTATGGCTCGCCCGGAGGCTGGAGCAGCCAGGGACCCAAGCATTCACAACCTGTTCCAGATTGCTGACGTGGACACGGGAGTCATCCAATGGGTCAACGCCGACCTCGTGACTCACATCGTTCCTGAAGGTTGATGCATTCACCTCTACCCTCAGTGCTCACAGGGAACCTTTGTGGCAGCTAAGCAATCCACCACACAACCCAACTGCCGTTGCTGGGTTTGGTTCCGAGGTGGATTAAATGAAGATTCCTACTGGGCAAGTGGTTGGTATGGAGCACCTTCGACACTCGGTGGCATCCGTATCGAGAGAGGTGACTATGTGCCCTGTCGGGTGGCTGAATGGCGTGTGGTGTTCTCAGAGCCGGCGGACATGAAGGTTGGACCCGAGGTTCCAGAAGGAGCTTTATGGAAACTCGTGCCCACTGACGCGAGGTGACTGCTAATACTGAGGAAGCCCTTGAAGCAACACCATGGAAGACTCTAAGAACACCATGGACGACAAGAAAGAGAAGGAGTCACCAGAACTTAAGGGATAGTTGACTGAAGACGAGTTAGAAAGCATGTCTGGCAGTACTACAAGGCCAAATGCAAAGATATCTCCGGAACACCTAATTTATCTTGATAAAGATTAACTGCTTTGGGAAATGAAGGCATAAAGAAATAGGAGGGCAAGAGTAAGACCTTTTACAGTTTTAGAAACTCTTTTATTAACACCATGGAAGACACCAAGAACATCAAGGTTGAGTTGACTGAAGACGAATTAAAGGGTGTCAGTGGTGGCGATGGAGTAGTTACCGACGTTCCTGGAAACCCACTGGGCAGTCTTAAGGAAGAATTGACTGAAGACGAGTTGAAGGGTCTGTCTGGAGGTGCTGGAGTAGTTACCGGCGTTCCTGGCTGTAGCGGAGGAAGTGTTCAATACCAACCTCGTCCTCCCGCCAACAGCGCCCCTGCCTTACCGGACGCATCGGTGCCGGATTGCGGATCCATGACATAAAGAAAGAGGAGGGCAAGAGTAAAATCCATCCTTCGGTTTAAGAACTTCTCATATCAACACCATGGAAGACCCCAAGAACATCAAGGACCCCAAGAAAGAGAAGGAGTCACCGGAACTCAAGGAAGAATTGACTGAAGAGGAGTTGAAGAGTGTTGATGGAGGCGTGCTCGTCTACATCGCATGGGCGGATGTTGGCTGCCATGAAAATGATAAGAATAAGGCATAAAGAAAGAGGAGGGCAAGAGTAAAATCCCTCTTTCGGTTTAAGAAATTCTCCAATTAATACCATGGAAGATCACAAGAACATCAAGGACTACAAGAATGAGAAGGAGTCACCTGAACTCAAGGAAGAGTTGACTGACGAAGAAATGATTAAAGGTGATCAAGCTGCAAAATTCAAGGACAAGTAAATGGTGGGCTTAAACGAGCAAGCTGATTGGACATAAAAATAATCTTAGTCAATGTTGTCAGTTAACGCTCGCTTGATAAGCGAATATGGAAAAATTATCCTATCGTTCAATAACGTGTCTCTCCAATGGTAATAGCTTCTGTCAATGCTATGTCAGCAATATGATTACCGAAGACATCAGTAAATTTTAGAGCATTAACTTCTAGTGCATTACCATACAGGATTGGCACTGGCTCAATAAACTCGATGTTGCCAAAGTGTTCACTCATTTCAGAACCTTCAGGGGTTGCCCAAGAATTCGGGAAAACCGGGGCTTCAAGATTGAAAAAATCCCAATGACTGAATTCATCAAAATCAACCCCCACGCTTGCTCGGCCAATCAGTC from the Synechococcus sp. UW179A genome contains:
- a CDS encoding DUF3104 domain-containing protein, producing the protein MADVGSGVILWVNADLVIRILPYTLF
- a CDS encoding DUF3104 domain-containing protein gives rise to the protein MTKAQPRASLNTFVLPAMSIDHGIYEQQGERPLFLDAKPGMTVCVRCEYLTGETPRQDWWMGSVLHCGGGARDPSMHNLFQIADVDSGVICWVNADLVTHIVPKEPGQ
- a CDS encoding Nif11-like leader peptide family natural product precursor encodes the protein MSLEQLKAFLAKVKSDTSLQEKLKEAKSPEDVVVIAKEHGHEFTADKINQLSDEELEGVTGGAGSVACIINPLN
- a CDS encoding Nif11-like leader peptide family natural product precursor, coding for MSEEQLKAFLEKVKSDTELQEKLKAATSPEAGLEIAKKAGFSITSEDIQSMQFATVSDEELEGAAGGGTAAGGKTFWISWCVSCNC
- a CDS encoding Nif11-like leader peptide family natural product precursor, whose translation is MSLEQLKAFLAKVKGDSNLQEKLKAAKSPEDVVGIAKEHGHEFTADKISQLSKEELEGVAGGGISHLDHTC
- a CDS encoding bacteriocin, translated to MEDPKNIKDPKKEKESPELKEELTEEELKSVDGGVLVYIAWADVGCHENDKNKA
- a CDS encoding Nif11-like leader peptide family natural product precursor — encoded protein: MSEEQLKAFLEKVKGDTSLQEKLKAAADSDAVLTIATEAGFSISADDLKKAKPKLSEEELEDVAGGWDCPVCWTAKVLVGTLAI